The following are encoded together in the Lathyrus oleraceus cultivar Zhongwan6 chromosome 3, CAAS_Psat_ZW6_1.0, whole genome shotgun sequence genome:
- the LOC127129566 gene encoding uncharacterized protein LOC127129566 codes for MVQTKGVNDIQVSSSNKALETRIEELTSLVKQMTVSKPQTAKLCGICTSTEHPTDTCLILQDDSVTQLPQAYATNFFNQSNNHRGYNIPDLSTNKYHSNWRNHPNLRYGNHHPTQQQLVTPLPQTTPQVSTSASSGPSLEDLVKQMATQIGQLATSMNAMQQAQGSNQLPAQTIVNPKGPNAKVSAISLRPGKVTKPSLEKNEKILEVTPEPSSVMIETEPSVVVETEKEKEKEYVPPVPFPHGILKNKRTDDGDNEREILDVFRKVAVNILLLDVIKQVPKYAKFLKDLCTSKKRLKGNERVNLGRNISALIQPKHSPEKATASSLNQAIPQKCKDS; via the exons ATGGTCCAAACAAAAGGTGTGAATGACATTCAGGTTTCCTCTTCCAATAAGGCTTTAGAAACCAGAATTGAAGAGCTTACTTCTTTAGTGAAACAAATGACAGTGAGTAAACCTCAAACAGCAAAGttgtgtggtatttgtacttctaCTGAACATCCTACTGACACATGTCTTATTCTTCAAGATGATTCGGTCACTCAGTTGCCTCAAGCATATGCAACTAACTTTTTCAACCAAAGCAACAATCATAGAGGGTACAACATTCCTGACTTGTCCACCAACAAATATCACtccaattggaggaaccatccaaaccttcgatatggaaaccaTCATCCCACCCAACAACAATTAGTCACACCCCTGCCACAGACCACTCCCCAAGTCTCCACCTCTGCATCTTCCGGACCTTCATTAGAggatcttgtcaaacaaatggct ACACAGATTGGACAACTTGCCACTTCGAtgaatgccatgcagcaagcccaaggatcaaaccaacttcCTGCCCAAACAATTGTGAATCCAAAAGGTCCTAATGCTAAGGTGAGTGCAATTTCGTTGAGACCCGGGAAGGTAACAAAACCATCCCtagaaaaaaatgaaaaaattcTTGAGGTAACACCTGAACCTTCTTCCGTTATGATAGAAACTGAACCCTCTGTTGTGGTAGaaactgaaaaagaaaaagagaaggagtatgtgccaccagtTCCCTTCCCACATGGAATACTGAAAAATAAAAGGACGGATGATGGAGACAATGAGAGAGAGATTTTAGATGTGTTCAGAAAAGTGGCGGTAAACATTTTGCTTCTTGATGTTATTAAGCAGGTTCCAAAGTATGCAAAATTTCTAAAAGACTTGTGCACAAGTAAGAAAAGGTTGAAGGGCAATGAGAGAGTAAATTTGGGACGAAACATTTCAGCCCTTATCCAGCCTAAACATTCACCTGAAAAAGCTACTGCTTCATCCCTCAATCAGGCCATACCCCAAAAGTGCAAGGACTCATGA
- the LOC127132413 gene encoding uncharacterized protein LOC127132413 — translation MAASSSSLSSDSSSHRRRRHHRNRRDRDKDSLKIRKKTKSHSHTKRRRKHHRYSSDSDSYSSSPLSDYSRSESSSDSEHETSHRTKKHKKSDKPKKNKEKERSKSHRHKRQKHNLKEKQSGERSSSPVQLSKFLGRNKDDGVRRSAVSGKKILLKLDKTKEDKEAESKRNELLNFLNASFD, via the exons ATGGCGGCCTCTTCTTCCTCTCTCTCTTCCGATTCTTCCTCTCACCGTCGCAGGCGTCACCACCGTAATCGCCGAGACCGCGACAAGGACTCCCTTAAGATCCGAAAAAAAACCAAGTCTCACTCCCACACCAAACGACGTCGCAAGCATCATCGCTACTCTTCCGATTCTGATTCATATTCTTCATCCCCCCTCTCTGATTACTCCAG AAGTGAGAGTTCTTCTGATAGTGAGCATGAAACATCTCATCGTACAAAGAAGCACAAAAAGAGTGACAAACCTAAGAAG AATAAGGAAAAGGAGCGAAGTAAAAGTCATCGCCATAAGAGACAGAAGCACAACCTAAAAGAG AAGCAGAGTGGTGAAAGGAGCAGCAGCCCTGTTCAGCTTTCAAAG TTTTTAGGGCGCAACAAAGATGATGGTGTCCGTCGTAGTGCTGTATCTGGCAAGAAG ATTCTTCTCAAACTGGATAAAACAAAGGAAGATAAGGAGGCGGAGAGCAAGAGAAATGAACTGCTAAATTTTTTGAATGCTAGTTTTGATTAG